A stretch of the Haloplanus aerogenes genome encodes the following:
- a CDS encoding universal stress protein: MYNVVIGVDDNEERAMACARAVADLPGDAAEKRVTVLHSFTDNPSGASASQIASVRDVVDFFEDRGVDVEVTESSGDPADQILDAAEEMGADLIVVSGRKRSPTGKALFGSVTQTVILNAKRPVMVAGDTDD; this comes from the coding sequence ATGTACAACGTCGTAATCGGTGTCGACGACAACGAGGAGCGAGCGATGGCATGTGCACGAGCGGTCGCCGACCTGCCGGGTGACGCGGCCGAGAAACGCGTGACGGTGCTCCACAGCTTCACCGACAATCCGAGCGGCGCCTCCGCGTCACAGATCGCGTCCGTCCGCGACGTCGTCGACTTCTTCGAAGACCGGGGTGTCGACGTCGAGGTGACCGAATCGAGCGGCGACCCCGCCGATCAGATCCTCGACGCGGCCGAGGAAATGGGCGCTGATCTCATCGTCGTCTCCGGGCGAAAGCGGTCGCCGACGGGCAAGGCGCTGTTCGGGAGCGTCACACAGACGGTGATTCTGAACGCCAAGCGACCGGTGATGGTCGCGGGCGACACCGACGACTAG
- a CDS encoding DUF7520 family protein: MTATRWDGRRLMVLLYAIIVGIAGVLGLVLGEYIFEGEGPELFFLIDLPATALGFATFGVVTVAVGLGIPLALVVYVSRGLEEVDKDT, from the coding sequence GTGACTGCGACACGGTGGGATGGCCGGCGACTGATGGTGCTCCTCTACGCCATCATCGTGGGTATCGCTGGTGTTCTCGGCCTCGTCCTCGGCGAGTACATCTTCGAGGGCGAAGGGCCGGAGCTGTTCTTCCTGATCGACCTACCGGCGACGGCGCTCGGCTTCGCGACGTTCGGCGTGGTGACCGTCGCCGTCGGCCTCGGGATTCCGCTGGCGCTCGTCGTCTACGTCTCCCGCGGGCTCGAGGAGGTTGATAAAGACACTTAG
- a CDS encoding cbb3-type cytochrome c oxidase subunit I, whose amino-acid sequence MGLFLVIIAAWLARIEDWRSYTPLGSGGAAGESGYVSEEKPAGISRWLTTVDHKDIGMLYGAYGVIAFVVGGLMIMIMRIELIDPGMTLISNSFYNSLLTSHGITMLFLFGTPIIAAFANYLVPLLIGADDMAFPRINAIAFWLLPPGALLIWAGFFPLGDVVPAQTAWTLYTPLSAGVGGGSQGNAGVDLMILGLHLTGVSATMGSINFIATILTERAEEVTWANLDIFSWTILTQSGLILFAFPLLGSALIMLLLDRNLGTTFFAIEAGGTMLWQHLFWFFGHPEVYILVLPPMGIVSYVIPRFSGRQLFGFKFVVYSTLAIGVLSFGVWAHHMFATGMDPRLRASFMAVSLAIAIPSAVKTFNWITTMWNGKLRLTTPMLFCIGFVSNFIIGGVTGVFNASIPVDLVLHDTYYVVGHFHYVVMGAIAFAGFAGLYYWFPMFTGRMYQRSLGKAHFWLWMIGSNITFIAMLVLGYGGMPRRYATYLPQFATFHQLATLGAVLMFIGGLIWTYNFVVSWLEGPKVQDGDPWNLREDGMYTNEWQWFEHQRETALADGGEEDVATDGGEPIDE is encoded by the coding sequence ATGGGGCTCTTCCTCGTGATCATCGCCGCGTGGCTCGCGCGGATCGAAGACTGGCGGTCGTACACCCCACTCGGCAGTGGCGGTGCGGCCGGCGAGTCGGGGTACGTTTCGGAGGAGAAGCCAGCCGGCATCAGCCGCTGGCTGACGACAGTGGACCACAAGGACATCGGCATGCTGTACGGCGCCTACGGCGTCATCGCCTTCGTCGTCGGCGGCCTGATGATCATGATCATGCGGATCGAGTTGATCGATCCCGGCATGACGCTGATCTCGAACTCGTTTTACAACTCCCTATTGACGAGTCACGGGATCACCATGCTGTTCCTGTTCGGGACGCCCATCATCGCGGCGTTCGCGAACTACCTCGTTCCGCTCCTGATCGGCGCGGACGACATGGCGTTCCCACGGATCAACGCCATTGCGTTCTGGCTGCTTCCGCCGGGCGCGCTCCTCATCTGGGCGGGCTTCTTCCCGCTCGGTGACGTGGTCCCGGCCCAGACCGCCTGGACGCTCTACACGCCGCTCTCGGCGGGCGTCGGCGGCGGCAGTCAGGGCAACGCCGGCGTCGACCTCATGATCCTCGGGCTCCACCTCACCGGCGTCTCGGCGACGATGGGGTCGATCAACTTCATCGCGACCATCCTCACCGAGCGCGCGGAGGAAGTGACGTGGGCCAACCTCGACATCTTCTCGTGGACCATCCTCACGCAGTCGGGACTGATCCTCTTCGCGTTCCCGCTGCTGGGAAGCGCGCTCATCATGCTCCTGCTCGACCGCAACCTCGGGACGACCTTCTTCGCCATCGAAGCAGGCGGGACGATGCTCTGGCAACACCTGTTCTGGTTCTTCGGCCACCCCGAAGTGTACATCCTCGTGTTGCCGCCGATGGGCATCGTCAGCTACGTCATCCCGCGGTTCTCGGGGCGACAGCTGTTCGGGTTCAAGTTCGTCGTCTACTCCACGCTCGCCATCGGCGTGCTCTCGTTCGGCGTCTGGGCCCACCACATGTTCGCCACCGGCATGGACCCGCGCCTGCGCGCGTCGTTCATGGCGGTGTCGCTCGCGATCGCCATCCCCTCGGCCGTGAAGACGTTCAACTGGATCACGACGATGTGGAACGGGAAACTCCGCCTGACGACGCCGATGCTCTTCTGTATCGGCTTCGTCTCTAACTTCATCATTGGCGGCGTCACCGGCGTCTTCAACGCCTCCATCCCCGTCGACCTCGTGCTTCACGACACCTACTACGTCGTCGGGCACTTCCACTACGTCGTCATGGGCGCCATCGCCTTCGCCGGCTTCGCCGGGCTCTACTACTGGTTCCCGATGTTCACCGGCCGGATGTACCAGCGTAGTCTCGGCAAGGCCCACTTCTGGCTCTGGATGATCGGTTCGAACATCACGTTCATCGCGATGCTCGTCCTCGGCTACGGCGGCATGCCCCGGCGGTACGCCACCTACCTGCCCCAGTTCGCGACCTTCCACCAGCTCGCCACGCTCGGCGCCGTGCTGATGTTTATCGGCGGCCTCATCTGGACGTACAACTTCGTCGTCTCGTGGCTCGAGGGTCCGAAAGTGCAGGACGGCGACCCGTGGAACCTCCGCGAGGACGGCATGTACACCAACGAGTGGCAGTGGTTCGAACACCAGCGCGAGACGGCACTCGCGGACGGCGGTGAGGAAGACGTCGCCACGGACGGCGGCGAGCCGATCGACGAATAA